ctcttttaaatcggagaacattttttatcatattggCTCCTTGGCCAACATTGCTTACATTTTGATTTCTCTCCACTTGTAGTAGATCacaaagaatttgattttgtaaatgatgcaAACCCATAGTATTGCCAACTTCTCTAACATTTTCGAGAAAGCTCATATACTCAAATTCATgagaaaatttattatatataactttGGCGAGCCATTCCATCTATGCCACATATACCAATTATATTATACAAACATCATCCAATTGATCAACACATAACTGCCGAATTATCTCATTTACATGGGAATCCATACCAACCAAGTTGGCACCAACATCAAATATTCTACAATTCAATCTCATGAATATATTGTTGACGATTTTCTTAATATGCTCGACTCGCGCCTGCCAATTGTAAAGTACATGTGATGATTAATTAGGCTACAcctgattaaaaaataaatacatgttAAGCTTCTTCgtgaaaaatgaattatagtaaaaaaaaaaaattatatcaaaagtattaagttttaaaactcaaattaaatttttaggacatttttttattatatcaaatatacaagacaatgaaaataaaatatgtatttgtttaatttgtttGCTTGTGAGACATtgtcaatttgattttttttttttttgggaacatTTATAGGCTGCTAAGCATGGAGCAAATTTATATCAAACAAAATCATATTGTAATGACCCACTCTGTTGTGCATATATAGATATCATTTGCAGCTCTCTCTCTATGTTATATGTAACATTATAATTTACCAATCCCCTATCCACAATGGAGACACAAGGTCCTCATCACGTCTCATAATATCATGGGTTTGCAGGTCTTCAGTGACTTTCTTGATATACTTTGATTCATGAGTCGCAATCGTAAATGACCTCCAAATCTATTCAGGTATTACaactataattataaaaatgccTGATTCCTGTAGCAGTAAATAAAACCAAACTTATAAATGAAAGTTGAATGGAAATTAATAAAGCTTTACCCATCCTTCACATGCTCTTCAGATATATTGGTTGCTTCTGTCAATGCACTCCTCCAACTTCGCACCTTCTCTTTCATCTCTTCTGTATCTTCTTTGTAATTAGAAAATGCCTCTCCAAACCTTCCTGTCTGGTTTCGTACAAGGGATGGATCCACATGGTAGAAAATCGGTACCACAGtttgtttcatttctttcttgcacTTCATGATCTTCACCAGCTCATCTAAACACCATCTGGAACCAGCATAGTTTTCCGAGAAAACTATTAGGGAAAACCTTGATTCTTCAATAGCTTTTAGGAGTTCAGGTTCAATCTCTTCCCCTCTCTCAAGTGAATCATCTCTAAAGGTATGAATACCTCTTCgaatcaaattttcataaaaatgatcAGTGAAATTGAATCGGGTGTCTTCACCTctaaaactcaagaaaacaTCAAAATACCTTTGTGGGATGAAAGTAGAAATAGAAGTAGAACTTGTGGAAGCCATAAGAAACTTCTGCCAAAATCAGAACTTAGAAGGGATTTTGCAGAATTGTGAATGTAGATTGTGCAGATTTGTTAGCAAAAATTTGTTGATGAAGGATTTTGTGTCACTGTAATGTATAGAGAAGAGAGTGACAACACGCGCTGCTGCAGATGAGATTACGGAGATAGAGCATCTTACTTTGGGTGATGTCAGTGCCAGCTGGACAATACAATCGCACTGTGCGATgctgctcttttttttttttgattcgTGTCTTTTTAAAGTTAgaaactttaatttaaaaaaaaaaaagatatggaaaaaAATAGTCCGGCGTCTgttctttaaaataaagaaaaaaaataacagtttttagaatttgaaaaaaataaaagaatgtttGACagatgttttgaaaattattattatttttttaaaataaaaaatttatttgaataaaagaatttatattaccttcaaataattgtattgtttttaaagacAAAATATCATGCCTCAAAACCCCTTCATTGACATGAAGATCATTTTACACTTCAAATCTAAGATTTAAAGTCGAAATGATATAACCATTTATCttgtaattgaaaaatattaattattaaattcatattcaaaataatagaataaaaattttaaaatttataaaaatcaactttaaaaactgACACATCAACCAAAATATTATTGTTAAAATAACtctaatttcaaataatttaaacaataattaaattttaatatttaaataatgtccaaaattaattttgaaccTAAATATTAACGAAGAAAAATTTCATAACTCAACCATCACTCTTGGTCAGAACTAAAATAGCATTACCAGCTAGCTAACAAGAATAAGCTAACTTTCTGTGTGTTCGCGCTTGTGTGGCGCACAGTTTTACAACAAAGCCGACTTCAGATGGCCTAAATGCTGCAGTTGAAACTGTTGGCCTGAAAGCCGACACCCAAGCAGCAACAGGCGAAGCCATACAAGAAAGCACATATGCATTTGGAATTCCAGAGGCTGTTGTAACTTGTTACATGCATTCGGCCTTCTTTAAAGGCTTGAAATATGCCAATGGTTCTTTTACTGCCTGTCTTTCGCCTGTATAACAAATCTGTTTTCATTGATCAAGTGTTTCAACTATATGATTACTTACAATTAAAACTGTGAGGACACCATGCATTTGGAGAGATTCTAGGTAGAGCTTTTAAATGATTACAAACAAGAAAAATCTCTATGCTTGAAATATGcaaatcaaaatcaacaatAAATTGAATGCATTCCAAATTTGAGTTATAGGATGCACATGTCCTTCACTATTTaagtttaattataatttattctaaatatgAGTTTCTAAAACTAAGTGTTTAGccaatcttaaaaaaaaaatgaaatcaagttTTAGGCATTAGGGTTCGGATTTCCAAACTCAAAGTTGTAAAATGACTAATATTTAAGATGAATTATATTGagaagtgtctcaaattcctagTTATATATTCCTTgtgaaaagaatattttataagTTCATATGTGGTTGTAATAAAATTCTTTGTAGAATAAAGAAACTTAGTAGGAATATCTCTctaaatattttaggttgaGTAGGAAAAAAGTTATTATATGAGATGGAGATAGAGATGAGAGGAAGAGTGAGAGACAATTAATGAAGTAAGAGTGCTCATGGCTTAAGCTATAGATACAAAGACCGGAAAATGATGGATGTTTAATAACCTAGTCGTTGCATCTGTTTTTACTAtctgtaatatttttttattgtatagtggaatgttATCTCTTATTTATAGGTGTAAACGTGGTTGATCAAATCATACTAAAACTTTGCGTACCTTTATGCAtgaattatctttattttttgttttttcattggtgTATTTTCATTAAGACTTCCACTAGCCCAATATATGATATAAGAACTTTTGTTGACCTAACAGACTCAATACTGTCTTTTCGGGATGTAGTGAAAAGGCCTTTTAAAGGATTTGTATTTTATCATAaagtagaaaagaaagaaaagaaacatgaCAGAATTTCGACCCCTTCGAACCACTTGGCATTATATTCTTATATTGATGATAAATACTCAAGTCAAAATTGTATGGTGTTATATAGTCCGCACATATCTTAAAGTAATTAAGAAGGGGGAGGAAGATGGCTTACCAATAAGTTTCCATGAGGGCATGAATGAACAACTAAAATAGAGAGATGGTGGAATATAAAGAGGACTTTCCTAGCAAGTGCACCTGGCAATGGAGCTTAAAGCTTGAGATCAGTGCTGGATGCTCTCAATCTTTTAGGGTGTGGTTCCTGATCATCTGCTTGGTTTTCCCTGGCATCATCATGGCCTCTTTGATGATCCAACAACATAGACACATTGTCATGTAGATAATCATGGGTGTATATCAGCTGAACTCCGCACCTCTTGATATTGGGATGCATAGGCGAACCATTAATCCTAGGAAAAAAATCAAACGCAACCAGAAAGTGCCATGGTTGATTGCGTTGGTACTTATTTGGAATAGCATTCTTAGGATAGAGAGTCACCGACAATGGACCTGATGCATCACCATTAAAGCTGTCGCATGTACACCCAAACCTAATGGTGCGGCCATCCAAAACTTCATCCGGGTCACCGCGCAATCTCAGACTAAATGGAGTTCGATGCAGACAATCACCCTCACGATAAAGAGTGAAGAAAGCAAATCCCGGAAAGTGGTCATCCTCGTACCAATTCAAAGGAGGCTCTATTCTCACTTGGCTTCCAATCTCCTGATGCAATACCCACCCTGGAATTCCACCATTTCCTAGGATAACAATCATCTTGCCTTCCTTGCAATTCAAGTGCTGCATATACAATCAAAGCTAATCCGTAATTGGAGTACTACTAGGTGGATGAAAAGTTTTAAGTGtcgttattaaataaaaatcatacctCATTACTTGTTGGATTAAACCATTTGAGGAGGGGAGACCAGAGTAGAGATGATGGACTCGATAACATTTCCAGCTTCGTGCAATAGTGGGCATCTATTTCTCGTGGACTCGATGGAAGCTCTGGAATTTCTTGGAGCATCTTGCAGTGACTGATACCAAGGTAACGAAGCTTACAAAGTTGAGATATGCAAGAAGGTATGCTAACCATATGGTCCCAGATATCAGTGGGTATCGACCCTTCCATTAGATTGGAGTGACTCAAATCTAGTTGTTTTAAGGAGCAGAATCCTTCCAGATTCTAGGGAAACTTTTCCAAGTTTGAACAACCACGGAGCATCAGATTTCTAAGGGATCTCAAATTATAAATGCTGTCCGTGGAAGAGTCACACGGCCAGTGCTCATCCACAAACTTCTAAGGCTTTTCAGATTTTGAATTGATgatggtaatttttttatacctgAATGTCTTAAATCAAGATATTCTAAGCATTTCATATCCTCCATGATTTCTGGAAAAGTATCTAGATTTGAACAACCATAGAGATTGAGATCAACAAGGGACTTTAACCTGCAAATGCTACTTGGAAGACTCCTCAAGTTTTTGCAGTCTGACATATATAACCCCTTAAGTCCAGTGAGATGTTCTATTGAGGAGGGTAATTCCTTAATACCACATCCATCAAGGTGAAGATAAGATAAAGCTTTCATAGGACTTCCCTTCATCTCCGGAAATTCCTCCAAGTTTGAGCAATAATCCAAGTGAAAAGTTTTAAGAGAGTCCAAGTATTGAATGCTACTTGGTAAACTCGTAAGGTTTTCAGACCAATTCAAATTCAACCAGGTAAGCTTATTGAGAACTCCAATGGATGGATCAACAATATTCAAACTTGTACAACGTCCAAGTTCTAACTCCTCTAGATTTGGCATATTTGAGAAGTTTGATATTTCAGTGAGTTGCTTTGATCCTTGTAAATTTAAGATCTTCAACTGTTCCAAACGCTGAGACAAAAGGAATTTTGGTTTAGTAAATGAATTTTCGCGAACAAAAAATTAAtctcaaacaaaataatatgatCATGAAATACTAATTATACCTCATTTCCTTGCCAAAGTTGTTTTATGTTGCTATCCACCATGTTGAGTTCAACAAGGTTCTCTCCAAGAAAATTTGACGGCAATGATTTCAAAGGGTATCCTTCCCAATGAAGATATCTCAACTCATGTGCAGGGAATTGAAAATCTTCAGGAAGAATAACTTTAAACTCCTTTTCTGTAGTACCACAATAACCGCTCCAATAAATCTTAAGCAATCTAAGTCGTTTCATCTTTGCAAAAATCATTGTCCTAATTGATAGTTCTTTTGATCTCGACAAGTCCAAGAATATTGCCTCAACATTTTTCATCCCCTACAAACAATAACAAAGGATTAGGCAAGCataaaagagataaagttagcTAAAATTGTATGGATATGTAACTTAGACAAAAATGATATTgctcaaatttaaatatttttatgaatcttAAGAAAGTTCATGAGTTTGATGGTTACCCCCATTGTAAATGCACGACGCACATCACTCGGATCCCACAATCTACTCCATTTTGTAGGATCATCAGGAGATTCACTACGAATAATGTTCCATCCCATTTCTTGTATCAAATCATGCATAAGAATCTTATTTTTAGAAAGAGATATAAGACACTTATCACAGAGGACTTTTATTTCTATCTTTGCATTCAAATCACAACTGTCCAATATCCTTGAAACATAGTCTTTGTCTTCCTCATTAAAAAAACATGCAATATCAAGAAATGTTTTCTTCTGTGTATAATCTAATCCGTCAAAGCTTACTTTAAGCACATTATGAATTTTCACTTCAGGTTCTCTTTTCAATTTATGCAATTGACTTTCCCATTCGAATATTGTCTTGTCAAACAAGAAAGAACCGAGGACTTTTAGAGCTAAAGGAAGGCCGTGACAATAACGGACTACACGATCTGAGAGGTGGATGAAGTCTTGTTTAGGAAGATTTTGTCTAAAAGCAAAGAGACTAAAAAGCTCACGAGCTTGTTTAGAATTTAATTCCTCAACCTCATATATGTCATCCATTTCTTGTAACAAATGTTTATTTCTTGTTGTTATGATGACTCTGCTTCCTCTTCCAAGCCAATCACGATTTCTGAGTAAATGTTCTAATTGATTTGAATCATCAATGTCATCGAGAACAATAAAAACTCTTTTACATCGGAGaacattttttatcatattggCTCCTTGGCTAATGTTGCTTACATTTTGATTTCTCTCCACTTGTAGTAGATCacaaagaatttgattttgtaaatgatgcaAACCTATAGTATTGCCAACTTCTCTAACATTTTCGAGAAAGCTCATATACTCAAATTCATGAGAAAATGTATTATATACAACTTTGGCGATAGTCGTCTTACCCATTCCGCCTATTCCACATATACCAATGATCCGAACATCATTCAATTGATCAACACATAGCCGTCGAATTATCTCCTCTACATGGGAATCCATACCAACCAAGTTGTCACCAACATCCAACATTCTACAATTCAATGTCCTGAATATATGGTTGACGATTTTGTTAACATGCTTGGACTCATACCTGCCAATTGCAAAGTACATGTGATGATTAATTAAGCTATTActgataaaagaaatataaaaaagattacACGTTAAGCTTCTTCATGAGAAATGAATCATAGtgaaaaaatacatatatatcaaaagtattaagttttaaaactcaaattatGTTTTTAGGACATTTTTATTGTATTAAGTATTCGagtcaatgaaaat
This region of Vitis vinifera cultivar Pinot Noir 40024 chromosome 5, ASM3070453v1 genomic DNA includes:
- the LOC104879392 gene encoding disease resistance protein RUN1-like; translation: MASTSSTSISTFIPQRYFDVFLSFRGEDTRFNFTDHFYENLIRRGIHTFRDDSLERGEEIEPELLKAIEESRFSLIVFSENYAGSRWCLDELVKIMKCKKEMKQTVVPIFYHVDPSLVRNQTGRFGEAFSNYKEDTEEMKEKVRSWRSALTEATNISEEHVKDG